Proteins from a genomic interval of Sugiyamaella lignohabitans strain CBS 10342 chromosome C, complete sequence:
- the SMC6 gene encoding DNA repair protein SMC6 (Component of the SMC5-SMC6 complex; this complex plays a key role in the removal of X-shaped DNA structures that arise between sister chromatids during DNA replication and repair; homologous to S. pombe rad18; GO_component: GO:0030915 - Smc5-Smc6 complex [Evidence IEA]; GO_component: GO:0030915 - Smc5-Smc6 complex [Evidence IDA] [PMID 15738391]; GO_component: GO:0005694 - chromosome [Evidence IEA,IEA]; GO_component: GO:0005739 - mitochondrion [Evidence IDA] [PMID 14576278]; GO_component: GO:0005739 - mitochondrion [Evidence IDA] [PMID 16823961]; GO_component: GO:0005634 - nucleus [Evidence IEA,IEA]; GO_component: GO:0005634 - nucleus [Evidence IDA] [PMID 11927594]; GO_component: GO:0035861 - site of double-strand break [Evidence IDA] [PMID 16892052]; GO_function: GO:0005524 - ATP binding [Evidence IEA]; GO_function: GO:0019789 - SUMO ligase activity [Evidence IDA] [PMID 15738391]; GO_function: GO:0003684 - damaged DNA binding [Evidence IDA] [PMID 16793545]; GO_function: GO:0000166 - nucleotide binding [Evidence IEA]; GO_process: GO:0006310 - DNA recombination [Evidence IEA]; GO_process: GO:0006281 - DNA repair [Evidence IEA,IEA]; GO_process: GO:0006281 - DNA repair [Evidence IDA] [PMID 11927594]; GO_process: GO:0006281 - DNA repair [Evidence IMP] [PMID 15738391]; GO_process: GO:0006974 - cellular response to DNA damage stimulus [Evidence IEA]; GO_process: GO:0051304 - chromosome separation [Evidence IMP] [PMID 15793567]; GO_process: GO:0000724 - double-strand break repair via homologous recombination [Evidence IEA]; GO_process: GO:0000724 - double-strand break repair via homologous recombination [Evidence IMP] [PMID 16892052]; GO_process: GO:0071139 - resolution of recombination intermediates [Evidence IMP] [PMID 20159973]), translating into MDTRQEPVKGDESLTVSPPPAKRFRSQRFNDDNDNSSSPSPVDSESLTSSFTSPEDANNDGAGPSNLSQDLDLDQYEGERDQTISPTIGIDGTPEPEQSVEIQRGSREMEGIARSPQSQSAGKIISVQMINFMCHSNLTISLGRRINFIVGKNGSGKSAVLTAIIIGLGGRASDTDRGSSISDVIKEGQQMASIRIKFDNVGKLSFRHEIYGDFFTLERAISRTERAGHSNYNVYTQSGKKMKISRTDILEMLSISHFSIDIDNQFAILTQDQARTFLVARTQEEMYHLLMRGLRVTQSYHNANVSNNNITATESDLKAKRTDIKELKEKVKNLELRRNNNLRIEEAMREVARYTAMGLWFRHDRQMEKISQLEERNDELKREQAEKQDEADAYSKRAQELVVDTDSQVSELRDQRDKSSAERLEAINRRRELSDKLDSLKQNQVNVNTEKNKNEQHKVELESELNRLTTSEGGKEYLEAQIETVNLKINELKEEEMALVNEAENFESKIKEASDLVKSLQGEVKKYESSILSEKSQLAKIQEGSQVSVDAAYGVNMANVLKEISMNSSFHQKPIGPLGQFVSLKIPTWGPMLEHHLRHTLAAFWTKNTEDRNLLLKILAKYKMTNTVIVKDVDMFDYSWSSPSKEYTTVLDALEFKDESVKRIFIDQYQIHRILLIEDRAEADRVMYSHPKNALVAFAKQKSIDGSQSRDGFQVGANRGGSSSSILRGAPVNKTPRMGVDLRYRVKELEDSIRSTQSQCTRVRSKLDDATRALGESKESSRQTTRRLSSLRHEMRTLDEKRDDLQTQLEDYDNGKVLEVQGEIENCKQRIETYILQFEKIHADMLETQEDVRLADTIIAEADKIHDELCNRIETIRVCIAVLIL; encoded by the coding sequence ATGGACACTAGGCAGGAGCCGGTCAAAGGAGATGAAAGTCTTACAGTCTCACCGCCACCCGCTAAACGTTTCAGGAGCCAGCGATTCAATGATGACAATGATAATTCGAGCTCTCCTAGTCCTGTGGACTCTGAAAGTTTGACGTCGTCTTTCACATCACCCGAGGATGCTAATAATGATGGGGCTGGTCCCAGCAATTTGAGTCAAGATCTAGATTTAGATCAATATGAAGGTGAGCGTGACCAGACAATCAGCCCTACAATTGGAATAGATGGCACACCCGAGCCAGAACAATCTGTGGAAATACAACGAGGGTCAAGAGAAATGGAAGGCATTGCAAGGTCTCCACAATCGCAAAGTGCTGGAAAGATTATTTCAGTACAAATGATTAACTTTATGTGTCATTCAAATCTGACTATTTCACTAGGCAGGCGTATAAATTTCATTGTGGGCAAAAATGGTAGTGGCAAATCTGCCGTCTTAACTGCTATCATTATTGGTCTAGGTGGTAGAGCATCAGATACAGACAGAGGTAGTAGCATTTCTGATGTCATCAAAGAAGGCCAGCAAATGGCCAGTATTCGCATTAAGTTTGACAATGTTGGCAAGTTATCTTTTCGACATGAAATTTATGGTGACTTTTTCACACTTGAACGGGCAATTTCTCGAACGGAGAGAGCTGGTCATAGCAACTACAATGTATATACTCAGTCTGgcaagaagatgaaaatatCCCGTACTGATATTCTAGAAATGCTTTCTATTTCTCATTTCTCCATCGATATTGATAATCAATTTGCTATATTGACTCAGGACCAGGCGAGGACATTCCTGGTGGCTAGGACACAAGAAGAAATGTATCATTTGCTCATGAGGGGTTTGAGAGTCACCCAATCATACCACAACGCTAATGtttcaaataataatatcactgCTACGGAGTCTGACTTGAAGGCAAAGCGTACTGATATCAAGGAACTCAAAGAAAAGGTGAAGAACTTGGaattgagaagaaataataatcttCGTATTGAAGAGGCTATGCGCGAAGTTGCCCGATATACAGCCATGGGACTGTGGTTTCGACACGACAGGCAAATGGAAAAGATTAGTCAGCTGGAAGAGCGTAATGATGAACTTAAACGCGAACAAGCTGAGAAACAAGACGAGGCTGATGCATATTCAAAACGCGCCCAGGAACTCGTGGTAGATACGGATTCACAGGTTTCCGAGCTTCGTGACCAGAGGGACAAAAGCTCGGCAGAACGACTCGAGGCGATTAACCGAAGACGCGAATTGTCTGATAAGTTGGACAGTTTGAAACAGAATCAAGTGAATGTCAACACcgagaaaaacaaaaatgagCAGCATAAAGTCGAGCTTGAGTCTGAACTAAACCGCCTTACGACTTCAGAAGGCGGTAAGGAATATTTAGAGGCACAAATTGAGACTGTTAACTTGAAAATTAATGAAttaaaagaagaggagatgGCACTGGTGAATGAAGCCGAGAACTTCGAATCAAAGATCAAAGAGGCTAGCGACCTTGTGAAGAGCTTACAAGGGGAAGTCAAAAAGTACGAATCGAGTATACTGTCTGAAAAGAGCCAGTTGGCTAAAATTCAAGAGGGGTCTCAGGTGTCTGTTGATGCCGCTTATGGGGTAAATATGGCCAATGTTCTTAAGGAGATATCGATGAATAGCTCTTTCCACCAGAAACCCATCGGGCCCTTAGGACAGTTTGTATCGCTTAAAATACCAACTTGGGGTCCTATGCTCGAACATCACCTGAGGCATACTCTTGCCGCCTTTTGGACTAAAAACACTGAAGACCGTAATCTACTTTTAAAGATACTCGCAAAGTACAAGATGACAAATACCGTTATTGTTAAAGATGTTGATATGTTCGATTATTCCTGGTCAAGTCCAAGCAAGGAATATACAACTGTATTAGACGCTCTGGAATTCAAAGATGAATCTGTTAAAAGAATCTTTATTgatcaatatcaaatacACAGGATCCTGCTTATTGAAGACCGTGCTGAGGCTGATCGAGTAATGTATTCACATCCAAAAAATGCACTTGTAGCTTTTGCAAAGCAGAAAAGTATAGATGGCTCTCAATCCCGAGATGGGTTTCAAGTTGGTGCGAATCGaggtggttcttcttcaagtaTCCTTCGTGGTGCTCCAGTGAATAAGACCCCTAGAATGGGTGTAGATCTGAGATACCGTGTTAAAGAGCTTGAGGATTCGATCCGGAGTACTCAAAGTCAATGTACAAGAGTGAGATCGAAGCTTGATGACGCTACACGAGCTCTGGGTGAGAGCAAAGAATCCAGCAGACAGACGACAAGAAGGCTAAGTTCATTGCGCCACGAAATGAGGACATTAGATGAAAAGCGGGATGATTTGCAAACTCAGTTGGAGGATTACGATAATGGCAAAGTTCTGGAAGTTCAAGGGGAAATAGAAAACTGCAAACAGAGAATTGAGACTTACATTCTCCAGTTTGAGAAAATTCACGCAGATATGCTTGAAACTCAAGAAGACGTTAGATTGGCTGATACAATTATCGCCGAGGCCGACAAAATTCATGACGAACTATGCAATAGGATTGAGACCATTCGGGTATGTATAGCAGTTTTGATATTGTGA
- the SMC6 gene encoding DNA repair protein SMC6 (Component of the SMC5-SMC6 complex; this complex plays a key role in the removal of X-shaped DNA structures that arise between sister chromatids during DNA replication and repair; homologous to S. pombe rad18; GO_component: GO:0030915 - Smc5-Smc6 complex [Evidence IEA]; GO_component: GO:0030915 - Smc5-Smc6 complex [Evidence IDA] [PMID 15738391]; GO_component: GO:0005694 - chromosome [Evidence IEA,IEA]; GO_component: GO:0005739 - mitochondrion [Evidence IDA] [PMID 14576278]; GO_component: GO:0005739 - mitochondrion [Evidence IDA] [PMID 16823961]; GO_component: GO:0005634 - nucleus [Evidence IEA,IEA]; GO_component: GO:0005634 - nucleus [Evidence IDA] [PMID 11927594]; GO_component: GO:0035861 - site of double-strand break [Evidence IDA] [PMID 16892052]; GO_function: GO:0005524 - ATP binding [Evidence IEA]; GO_function: GO:0019789 - SUMO ligase activity [Evidence IDA] [PMID 15738391]; GO_function: GO:0003684 - damaged DNA binding [Evidence IDA] [PMID 16793545]; GO_function: GO:0000166 - nucleotide binding [Evidence IEA]; GO_process: GO:0006310 - DNA recombination [Evidence IEA]; GO_process: GO:0006281 - DNA repair [Evidence IEA,IEA]; GO_process: GO:0006281 - DNA repair [Evidence IDA] [PMID 11927594]; GO_process: GO:0006281 - DNA repair [Evidence IMP] [PMID 15738391]; GO_process: GO:0006974 - cellular response to DNA damage stimulus [Evidence IEA]; GO_process: GO:0051304 - chromosome separation [Evidence IMP] [PMID 15793567]; GO_process: GO:0000724 - double-strand break repair via homologous recombination [Evidence IEA]; GO_process: GO:0000724 - double-strand break repair via homologous recombination [Evidence IMP] [PMID 16892052]; GO_process: GO:0071139 - resolution of recombination intermediates [Evidence IMP] [PMID 20159973]): MEKDMTIENLAQKILELRATMETLEKENGCDMVELVKQYTEANTALLNAKKEYDNLNRVYSVLIGSSKNRESKYEAIVTATLDSIKKGFKVNLGMRGFNGKLIIDRTEENLIMDIDPVKSAVTRKVETLSGGEKSFAQIALLISIWRAMPSKLLALDEFDVFMDNANRKQSLDMVIKSLGNRYNAQSIVITPQDMEIDDVQLKNNDITIQRMPDPVRSAPH; encoded by the coding sequence ATGGAAAAGGATATGACGATTGAAAATTTAGCACAAAAAATTCTGGAACTCAGAGCTACTATGGAAActcttgaaaaagaaaatggttGCGATATGGTTGAACTTGTCAAACAATATACTGAGGCAAATACAGCACTCTTGAATGCTAAAAAAGAGTATGATAACTTGAATCGGGTTTACAGTGTTCTGATAGGATCGTCTAAAAACCGTGAGAGCAAATATGAAGCCATTGTTACGGCAACTTTGGACAGTATTAAGAAGGGCTTCAAAGTGAACCTTGGTATGCGTGGTTTTAACGGAAAGCTCATTATAGACAGGACTGAAGAGAACCTTATAATGGATATTGATCCTGTGAAGAGTGCTGTGACAAGGAAGGTAGAAACTTTGTCTGGTGGTGAAAAATCATTTGCCCAGATTGCACTACTTATTTCGATTTGGCGTGCGATGCCTTCTAAGCTTCTGGCCCTCGATGAGTTTGATGTTTTTATGGATAATGCGAACAGAAAGCAGAGTTTGGACATGGTGATCAAGTCACTGGGGAATCGTTATAATGCTCAATCAATTGTCATTACTCCTCAAGACATGGAAATAGATGACgttcaattgaaaaacaacGATATAACTATACAGAGAATGCCCGATCCAGTGAGAAGTGCCCCGCACTAA